The proteins below come from a single Balaenoptera acutorostrata chromosome 2, mBalAcu1.1, whole genome shotgun sequence genomic window:
- the RANBP3L gene encoding ran-binding protein 3-like isoform X5, with product MSTIQRKGGSHLFNSLHTCRLKIPEDQLHQEKSVIAQPIFVFEKRKQTFKRPAEDTLYEAAEHECNDSSRKRVRSSSFTLHTTDSQSQGGPVKHSEHVLRPAILQPPQTQKCIKVRKSFGHDVLESCKSREKNKNKISEENSYLLSENLPSARISVQLSTNQNFLGPASVGCQPNEDKYSFKSCSSDFVFGENMVERVLGTQKLTQPQLENDSYIKEKPFKFTLKFPINSPNSRTGSFKNIPLTESAAAFSSKPSPKCLLEKIDVITGEETEHSVLKINCKLFIFNKTTQSWIERGRGALRLNDTASSDCGTFQSRLIMRNQGSLRLILNSKLWAQMEIQKANHKNLRITATDLEDYNIKVFLIQASAKDTGSMHAAIHHRLVALRSFYKQKDANQAESQSETVLQQFNCDSCDEDEDDFTQVTKTRSDSSRWTHKQSVACS from the exons AAAAATCTGTCATTGCTCAACcaatatttgtttttgaaaagagaaaacaaacttttaag AGACCTGCAGAAGACACCCTGTATGAAGCAGCAGAACATG AATGTAATGATTCTTCAAGAAAGCGTGTCCGGTCTTCATCTTTTACTTTGCATACTACAGATTCTCAGTCCCAAGGAG GTCCTGTGAAACATTCTGAACATGTTCTAAGACCTGCTATCTTGCAGCCACCTCAAACTCAAAAGTGTATAAAAGTAAGAAAATCATTTGGACACGATGTGTTGGAATCCTGCAagagtagagaaaaaaacaaaaataag atttctgAGGAGAACTCCTATTTGCTAAGTGAAAATTTACCAAGTGCCAGAATTTCAGTCCAGCTGTCTACTAACCAGAATTTTTTAGGTCCTGCATCAGTAGG atGTCAACCAAATGAAGATAAGTATTCTTTTAAAAGCTGCAGTTCTGATTTCGTTTTTGGAGAAAACATGGTAGAAAGAGTTTTG GGTACTCAAAAACTCACTCAGCCTCAACTTGAAAATGATTCATACATCAAGGAAAAACCATTcaaattcactttaaaatttcCTATCAACTCTCCAAACTCAA GAACAGGCTCCTTTAAGAATATACCCCTAACtgaatcagctgctgctttctcTTCTAAACCATCACCAAAATGTTTGCTGGAGAAAATTGATGTCATAACCGGGGAGGAGACAGAACACAGTGTGTTAAAG ATCAACTGCAAGCTTTTTATATTCAACAAAACAACACAGTCCTGGATTGAAAGGGGCAGAGGAGCTTTGAGACTGAATGACACAGCAAGCAGTGATTGTGGAACATTCCAGTCAAGACTAA TTATGCGCAATCAAGGCAGCCTGAGGCTGATTCTCAATAGTAAACTCTGGGCTCAAATGGAGATTCAAAAAGCAAACCACAAAAATTTACGAATAACAGCTACTGATTTAGAAGACTATAACATCAAAGTGTTTTTAATTCAG GCCAGTGCCAAAGATACAGGAAGTATGCATGCAGCAATACATCACCGTCTTGTTGCACTTCGAAGCTTCTATAAGCAGAAAGATGCAAATCAAGCTGAAAGCCAGTCAGAAACAGTCCTCCAACAATTTAACTGTGATAGCtgtgatgaggatgaggatgatttTACCCAAGTTACTAAAACTAGATCAG ATTCTTCT
- the RANBP3L gene encoding ran-binding protein 3-like isoform X1, whose product MSTIQRKGGSHLFNSLHTCRLKIPEDQLHQEKSVIAQPIFVFEKRKQTFKRPAEDTLYEAAEHECNDSSRKRVRSSSFTLHTTDSQSQGASTLSQKRLRSSSFTDLPTFPPSGPVKKNNVFMTSTFVQRTVDMNSAEQGPVKHSEHVLRPAILQPPQTQKCIKVRKSFGHDVLESCKSREKNKNKISEENSYLLSENLPSARISVQLSTNQNFLGPASVGCQPNEDKYSFKSCSSDFVFGENMVERVLGTQKLTQPQLENDSYIKEKPFKFTLKFPINSPNSRTGSFKNIPLTESAAAFSSKPSPKCLLEKIDVITGEETEHSVLKINCKLFIFNKTTQSWIERGRGALRLNDTASSDCGTFQSRLIMRNQGSLRLILNSKLWAQMEIQKANHKNLRITATDLEDYNIKVFLIQASAKDTGSMHAAIHHRLVALRSFYKQKDANQAESQSETVLQQFNCDSCDEDEDDFTQVTKTRSDSSRWTHKQSVACS is encoded by the exons AAAAATCTGTCATTGCTCAACcaatatttgtttttgaaaagagaaaacaaacttttaag AGACCTGCAGAAGACACCCTGTATGAAGCAGCAGAACATG AATGTAATGATTCTTCAAGAAAGCGTGTCCGGTCTTCATCTTTTACTTTGCATACTACAGATTCTCAGTCCCAAGGAG CATCAACCTTGTCCCAGAAGCGACTAAGATCATCATCCTTCACGGATCTCCCGACCTTCCCCCCTTCTGGGCCAG tgaagaaaaacaatgtttttatGACATCAACTTTTGTGCAAAGGACTGTTGATATGAACAGTGCAGAACAAG GTCCTGTGAAACATTCTGAACATGTTCTAAGACCTGCTATCTTGCAGCCACCTCAAACTCAAAAGTGTATAAAAGTAAGAAAATCATTTGGACACGATGTGTTGGAATCCTGCAagagtagagaaaaaaacaaaaataag atttctgAGGAGAACTCCTATTTGCTAAGTGAAAATTTACCAAGTGCCAGAATTTCAGTCCAGCTGTCTACTAACCAGAATTTTTTAGGTCCTGCATCAGTAGG atGTCAACCAAATGAAGATAAGTATTCTTTTAAAAGCTGCAGTTCTGATTTCGTTTTTGGAGAAAACATGGTAGAAAGAGTTTTG GGTACTCAAAAACTCACTCAGCCTCAACTTGAAAATGATTCATACATCAAGGAAAAACCATTcaaattcactttaaaatttcCTATCAACTCTCCAAACTCAA GAACAGGCTCCTTTAAGAATATACCCCTAACtgaatcagctgctgctttctcTTCTAAACCATCACCAAAATGTTTGCTGGAGAAAATTGATGTCATAACCGGGGAGGAGACAGAACACAGTGTGTTAAAG ATCAACTGCAAGCTTTTTATATTCAACAAAACAACACAGTCCTGGATTGAAAGGGGCAGAGGAGCTTTGAGACTGAATGACACAGCAAGCAGTGATTGTGGAACATTCCAGTCAAGACTAA TTATGCGCAATCAAGGCAGCCTGAGGCTGATTCTCAATAGTAAACTCTGGGCTCAAATGGAGATTCAAAAAGCAAACCACAAAAATTTACGAATAACAGCTACTGATTTAGAAGACTATAACATCAAAGTGTTTTTAATTCAG GCCAGTGCCAAAGATACAGGAAGTATGCATGCAGCAATACATCACCGTCTTGTTGCACTTCGAAGCTTCTATAAGCAGAAAGATGCAAATCAAGCTGAAAGCCAGTCAGAAACAGTCCTCCAACAATTTAACTGTGATAGCtgtgatgaggatgaggatgatttTACCCAAGTTACTAAAACTAGATCAG ATTCTTCT
- the RANBP3L gene encoding ran-binding protein 3-like isoform X4: protein MSTIQRKGGSHLFNSLHTCRLKIPEDQLHQEKSVIAQPIFVFEKRKQTFKRPAEDTLYEAAEHECNDSSRKRVRSSSFTLHTTDSQSQGASTLSQKRLRSSSFTDLPTFPPSGPGPVKHSEHVLRPAILQPPQTQKCIKVRKSFGHDVLESCKSREKNKNKISEENSYLLSENLPSARISVQLSTNQNFLGPASVGCQPNEDKYSFKSCSSDFVFGENMVERVLGTQKLTQPQLENDSYIKEKPFKFTLKFPINSPNSRTGSFKNIPLTESAAAFSSKPSPKCLLEKIDVITGEETEHSVLKINCKLFIFNKTTQSWIERGRGALRLNDTASSDCGTFQSRLIMRNQGSLRLILNSKLWAQMEIQKANHKNLRITATDLEDYNIKVFLIQASAKDTGSMHAAIHHRLVALRSFYKQKDANQAESQSETVLQQFNCDSCDEDEDDFTQVTKTRSDSSRWTHKQSVACS from the exons AAAAATCTGTCATTGCTCAACcaatatttgtttttgaaaagagaaaacaaacttttaag AGACCTGCAGAAGACACCCTGTATGAAGCAGCAGAACATG AATGTAATGATTCTTCAAGAAAGCGTGTCCGGTCTTCATCTTTTACTTTGCATACTACAGATTCTCAGTCCCAAGGAG CATCAACCTTGTCCCAGAAGCGACTAAGATCATCATCCTTCACGGATCTCCCGACCTTCCCCCCTTCTGGGCCAG GTCCTGTGAAACATTCTGAACATGTTCTAAGACCTGCTATCTTGCAGCCACCTCAAACTCAAAAGTGTATAAAAGTAAGAAAATCATTTGGACACGATGTGTTGGAATCCTGCAagagtagagaaaaaaacaaaaataag atttctgAGGAGAACTCCTATTTGCTAAGTGAAAATTTACCAAGTGCCAGAATTTCAGTCCAGCTGTCTACTAACCAGAATTTTTTAGGTCCTGCATCAGTAGG atGTCAACCAAATGAAGATAAGTATTCTTTTAAAAGCTGCAGTTCTGATTTCGTTTTTGGAGAAAACATGGTAGAAAGAGTTTTG GGTACTCAAAAACTCACTCAGCCTCAACTTGAAAATGATTCATACATCAAGGAAAAACCATTcaaattcactttaaaatttcCTATCAACTCTCCAAACTCAA GAACAGGCTCCTTTAAGAATATACCCCTAACtgaatcagctgctgctttctcTTCTAAACCATCACCAAAATGTTTGCTGGAGAAAATTGATGTCATAACCGGGGAGGAGACAGAACACAGTGTGTTAAAG ATCAACTGCAAGCTTTTTATATTCAACAAAACAACACAGTCCTGGATTGAAAGGGGCAGAGGAGCTTTGAGACTGAATGACACAGCAAGCAGTGATTGTGGAACATTCCAGTCAAGACTAA TTATGCGCAATCAAGGCAGCCTGAGGCTGATTCTCAATAGTAAACTCTGGGCTCAAATGGAGATTCAAAAAGCAAACCACAAAAATTTACGAATAACAGCTACTGATTTAGAAGACTATAACATCAAAGTGTTTTTAATTCAG GCCAGTGCCAAAGATACAGGAAGTATGCATGCAGCAATACATCACCGTCTTGTTGCACTTCGAAGCTTCTATAAGCAGAAAGATGCAAATCAAGCTGAAAGCCAGTCAGAAACAGTCCTCCAACAATTTAACTGTGATAGCtgtgatgaggatgaggatgatttTACCCAAGTTACTAAAACTAGATCAG ATTCTTCT
- the RANBP3L gene encoding ran-binding protein 3-like isoform X2, with product MSTIQRKGGSHLFNSLHTCRLKIPEDQLHQEKSVIAQPIFVFEKRKQTFKRPAEDTLYEAAEHECNDSSRKRVRSSSFTLHTTDSQSQGASTLSQKRLRSSSFTDLPTFPPSGPVKKNNVFMTSTFVQRTVDMNSAEQGPVKHSEHVLRPAILQPPQTQKCIKVRKSFGHDVLESCKSREKNKNKISEENSYLLSENLPSARISVQLSTNQNFLGPASVGCQPNEDKYSFKSCSSDFVFGENMVERVLGTQKLTQPQLENDSYIKEKPFKFTLKFPINSPNSRTGSFKNIPLTESAAAFSSKPSPKCLLEKIDVITGEETEHSVLKINCKLFIFNKTTQSWIERGRGALRLNDTASSDCGTFQSRLIMRNQGSLRLILNSKLWAQMEIQKANHKNLRITATDLEDYNIKVFLIQASAKDTGSMHAAIHHRLVALRSFYKQKDANQAESQSETVLQQFNCDSCDEDEDDFTQVTKTRSGLPWWRSG from the exons AAAAATCTGTCATTGCTCAACcaatatttgtttttgaaaagagaaaacaaacttttaag AGACCTGCAGAAGACACCCTGTATGAAGCAGCAGAACATG AATGTAATGATTCTTCAAGAAAGCGTGTCCGGTCTTCATCTTTTACTTTGCATACTACAGATTCTCAGTCCCAAGGAG CATCAACCTTGTCCCAGAAGCGACTAAGATCATCATCCTTCACGGATCTCCCGACCTTCCCCCCTTCTGGGCCAG tgaagaaaaacaatgtttttatGACATCAACTTTTGTGCAAAGGACTGTTGATATGAACAGTGCAGAACAAG GTCCTGTGAAACATTCTGAACATGTTCTAAGACCTGCTATCTTGCAGCCACCTCAAACTCAAAAGTGTATAAAAGTAAGAAAATCATTTGGACACGATGTGTTGGAATCCTGCAagagtagagaaaaaaacaaaaataag atttctgAGGAGAACTCCTATTTGCTAAGTGAAAATTTACCAAGTGCCAGAATTTCAGTCCAGCTGTCTACTAACCAGAATTTTTTAGGTCCTGCATCAGTAGG atGTCAACCAAATGAAGATAAGTATTCTTTTAAAAGCTGCAGTTCTGATTTCGTTTTTGGAGAAAACATGGTAGAAAGAGTTTTG GGTACTCAAAAACTCACTCAGCCTCAACTTGAAAATGATTCATACATCAAGGAAAAACCATTcaaattcactttaaaatttcCTATCAACTCTCCAAACTCAA GAACAGGCTCCTTTAAGAATATACCCCTAACtgaatcagctgctgctttctcTTCTAAACCATCACCAAAATGTTTGCTGGAGAAAATTGATGTCATAACCGGGGAGGAGACAGAACACAGTGTGTTAAAG ATCAACTGCAAGCTTTTTATATTCAACAAAACAACACAGTCCTGGATTGAAAGGGGCAGAGGAGCTTTGAGACTGAATGACACAGCAAGCAGTGATTGTGGAACATTCCAGTCAAGACTAA TTATGCGCAATCAAGGCAGCCTGAGGCTGATTCTCAATAGTAAACTCTGGGCTCAAATGGAGATTCAAAAAGCAAACCACAAAAATTTACGAATAACAGCTACTGATTTAGAAGACTATAACATCAAAGTGTTTTTAATTCAG GCCAGTGCCAAAGATACAGGAAGTATGCATGCAGCAATACATCACCGTCTTGTTGCACTTCGAAGCTTCTATAAGCAGAAAGATGCAAATCAAGCTGAAAGCCAGTCAGAAACAGTCCTCCAACAATTTAACTGTGATAGCtgtgatgaggatgaggatgatttTACCCAAGTTACTAAAACTAGATCAG ggcttccctggtggcgcagtggttaa
- the RANBP3L gene encoding ran-binding protein 3-like isoform X3, whose product MSTIQRKGGSHLFNSLHTCRLKIPEDQLHQEKSVIAQPIFVFEKRKQTFKRPAEDTLYEAAEHECNDSSRKRVRSSSFTLHTTDSQSQGASTLSQKRLRSSSFTDLPTFPPSGPVKKNNVFMTSTFVQRTVDMNSAEQGPVKHSEHVLRPAILQPPQTQKCIKVRKSFGHDVLESCKSREKNKNKISEENSYLLSENLPSARISVQLSTNQNFLGPASVGCQPNEDKYSFKSCSSDFVFGENMVERVLGTQKLTQPQLENDSYIKEKPFKFTLKFPINSPNSRTGSFKNIPLTESAAAFSSKPSPKCLLEKIDVITGEETEHSVLKINCKLFIFNKTTQSWIERGRGALRLNDTASSDCGTFQSRLIMRNQGSLRLILNSKLWAQMEIQKANHKNLRITATDLEDYNIKVFLIQASAKDTGSMHAAIHHRLVALRSFYKQKDANQAESQSETVLQQFNCDSCDEDEDDFTQVTKTRSVTPEEIQ is encoded by the exons AAAAATCTGTCATTGCTCAACcaatatttgtttttgaaaagagaaaacaaacttttaag AGACCTGCAGAAGACACCCTGTATGAAGCAGCAGAACATG AATGTAATGATTCTTCAAGAAAGCGTGTCCGGTCTTCATCTTTTACTTTGCATACTACAGATTCTCAGTCCCAAGGAG CATCAACCTTGTCCCAGAAGCGACTAAGATCATCATCCTTCACGGATCTCCCGACCTTCCCCCCTTCTGGGCCAG tgaagaaaaacaatgtttttatGACATCAACTTTTGTGCAAAGGACTGTTGATATGAACAGTGCAGAACAAG GTCCTGTGAAACATTCTGAACATGTTCTAAGACCTGCTATCTTGCAGCCACCTCAAACTCAAAAGTGTATAAAAGTAAGAAAATCATTTGGACACGATGTGTTGGAATCCTGCAagagtagagaaaaaaacaaaaataag atttctgAGGAGAACTCCTATTTGCTAAGTGAAAATTTACCAAGTGCCAGAATTTCAGTCCAGCTGTCTACTAACCAGAATTTTTTAGGTCCTGCATCAGTAGG atGTCAACCAAATGAAGATAAGTATTCTTTTAAAAGCTGCAGTTCTGATTTCGTTTTTGGAGAAAACATGGTAGAAAGAGTTTTG GGTACTCAAAAACTCACTCAGCCTCAACTTGAAAATGATTCATACATCAAGGAAAAACCATTcaaattcactttaaaatttcCTATCAACTCTCCAAACTCAA GAACAGGCTCCTTTAAGAATATACCCCTAACtgaatcagctgctgctttctcTTCTAAACCATCACCAAAATGTTTGCTGGAGAAAATTGATGTCATAACCGGGGAGGAGACAGAACACAGTGTGTTAAAG ATCAACTGCAAGCTTTTTATATTCAACAAAACAACACAGTCCTGGATTGAAAGGGGCAGAGGAGCTTTGAGACTGAATGACACAGCAAGCAGTGATTGTGGAACATTCCAGTCAAGACTAA TTATGCGCAATCAAGGCAGCCTGAGGCTGATTCTCAATAGTAAACTCTGGGCTCAAATGGAGATTCAAAAAGCAAACCACAAAAATTTACGAATAACAGCTACTGATTTAGAAGACTATAACATCAAAGTGTTTTTAATTCAG GCCAGTGCCAAAGATACAGGAAGTATGCATGCAGCAATACATCACCGTCTTGTTGCACTTCGAAGCTTCTATAAGCAGAAAGATGCAAATCAAGCTGAAAGCCAGTCAGAAACAGTCCTCCAACAATTTAACTGTGATAGCtgtgatgaggatgaggatgatttTACCCAAGTTACTAAAACTAGATCAG
- the RANBP3L gene encoding ran-binding protein 3-like isoform X6 yields the protein MSTIQRKGGSHLFNSLHTCRLKIPEDQLHQEKSVIAQPIFVFEKRKQTFKRPAEDTLYEAAEHECNDSSRKRVRSSSFTLHTTDSQSQGASTLSQKRLRSSSFTDLPTFPPSGPVKKNNVFMTSTFVQRTVDMNSAEQGPVKHSEHVLRPAILQPPQTQKCIKVRKSFGHDVLESCKSREKNKNKISEENSYLLSENLPSARISVQLSTNQNFLGPASVGCQPNEDKYSFKSCSSDFVFGENMVERVLGTQKLTQPQLENDSYIKEKPFKFTLKFPINSPNSRTGSFKNIPLTESAAAFSSKPSPKCLLEKIDVITGEETEHSVLKINCKLFIFNKTTQSWIERGRGALRLNDTASSDCGTFQSRLSNTCPLQKSENMDRPEEKKLNYS from the exons AAAAATCTGTCATTGCTCAACcaatatttgtttttgaaaagagaaaacaaacttttaag AGACCTGCAGAAGACACCCTGTATGAAGCAGCAGAACATG AATGTAATGATTCTTCAAGAAAGCGTGTCCGGTCTTCATCTTTTACTTTGCATACTACAGATTCTCAGTCCCAAGGAG CATCAACCTTGTCCCAGAAGCGACTAAGATCATCATCCTTCACGGATCTCCCGACCTTCCCCCCTTCTGGGCCAG tgaagaaaaacaatgtttttatGACATCAACTTTTGTGCAAAGGACTGTTGATATGAACAGTGCAGAACAAG GTCCTGTGAAACATTCTGAACATGTTCTAAGACCTGCTATCTTGCAGCCACCTCAAACTCAAAAGTGTATAAAAGTAAGAAAATCATTTGGACACGATGTGTTGGAATCCTGCAagagtagagaaaaaaacaaaaataag atttctgAGGAGAACTCCTATTTGCTAAGTGAAAATTTACCAAGTGCCAGAATTTCAGTCCAGCTGTCTACTAACCAGAATTTTTTAGGTCCTGCATCAGTAGG atGTCAACCAAATGAAGATAAGTATTCTTTTAAAAGCTGCAGTTCTGATTTCGTTTTTGGAGAAAACATGGTAGAAAGAGTTTTG GGTACTCAAAAACTCACTCAGCCTCAACTTGAAAATGATTCATACATCAAGGAAAAACCATTcaaattcactttaaaatttcCTATCAACTCTCCAAACTCAA GAACAGGCTCCTTTAAGAATATACCCCTAACtgaatcagctgctgctttctcTTCTAAACCATCACCAAAATGTTTGCTGGAGAAAATTGATGTCATAACCGGGGAGGAGACAGAACACAGTGTGTTAAAG ATCAACTGCAAGCTTTTTATATTCAACAAAACAACACAGTCCTGGATTGAAAGGGGCAGAGGAGCTTTGAGACTGAATGACACAGCAAGCAGTGATTGTGGAACATTCCAGTCAAGACTAA GTAATACATGTCCATTACAGAAGTCGGAAAATATGGATcgaccagaagaaaaaaaattaaattactcaTAG